A window of Thermanaerothrix sp. contains these coding sequences:
- a CDS encoding bifunctional oligoribonuclease/PAP phosphatase NrnA, with translation MERFQRWIVVSHEKPDGDTLGCGSAVSSILRSMGKKVVWCGPSEMPRIYSFFSSAGEYIRFLDPRDVRLSLGDEPVGWFFLDHSDFTRAMERIPRVDEDVVVNVDHHGDNSFFGDYNWVDPSAAAVGEMVARMFRDLHISLSAPIATDLYVAIATDTGSFRFSSVTPATFDAAAFLLSQGVDLAFVDDVLNRSMDEGILRLWGKALCRVSASDDGLVVVSWLDEDDFRQCGCGSASTEGLVNLIFSTPRAMAGALISRDGGDISRVSLRTRRPVSAREIATLFGGGGHERAAGFRLKTSPAEGARMLLRELVSHVLQRISSDR, from the coding sequence GTGGAGAGATTTCAACGATGGATAGTTGTATCTCACGAAAAACCGGATGGCGACACCTTGGGGTGTGGAAGTGCGGTCTCGTCTATCCTAAGGTCCATGGGTAAGAAGGTCGTTTGGTGTGGTCCCAGTGAGATGCCTCGGATATACAGCTTTTTTAGTTCCGCTGGGGAGTATATTCGTTTTCTTGATCCACGTGATGTGAGATTATCCCTTGGGGATGAGCCTGTTGGGTGGTTCTTTTTGGATCATAGCGACTTTACCAGGGCCATGGAGAGGATACCTCGGGTGGACGAAGATGTGGTTGTAAACGTGGACCACCATGGCGATAACTCGTTCTTTGGGGATTACAACTGGGTTGATCCATCCGCTGCAGCGGTTGGTGAGATGGTGGCCAGAATGTTTCGTGATCTCCATATATCCCTATCGGCGCCGATCGCAACGGATCTTTACGTTGCTATTGCCACCGACACGGGGTCCTTTAGGTTCAGCTCGGTGACCCCCGCTACCTTTGACGCTGCGGCATTCCTCCTGTCACAAGGGGTTGACTTGGCCTTTGTGGATGATGTTTTGAACAGGTCGATGGATGAGGGGATACTTCGCCTGTGGGGGAAGGCACTGTGCAGGGTTTCCGCATCGGATGATGGTTTAGTGGTGGTATCGTGGTTAGACGAGGATGATTTTAGACAATGTGGTTGCGGTTCTGCTTCCACGGAGGGATTGGTCAACCTGATATTCTCAACCCCAAGGGCCATGGCGGGGGCCTTGATAAGTAGGGATGGCGGGGATATATCAAGGGTGAGCCTTAGGACCCGGCGGCCTGTGAGTGCCCGAGAGATCGCGACCTTGTTTGGCGGTGGAGGCCATGAAAGGGCTGCTGGGTTTAGGCTCAAGACGTCCCCTGCGGAGGGGGCCAGGATGCTTTTGAGAGAGCTGGTGTCTCATGTGCTTCAGCGGATTTCTTCTGATAGATAA
- the rbfA gene encoding 30S ribosome-binding factor RbfA, whose amino-acid sequence MTTFRIERLNKEFLREISILLQGRIKNEKARMAILTAVACSKDLSVAKVYFTVLDRSTVDEVKSGLEEVGGLIRGLLGKEMRLRKIPEFRFVYDDTEDRAGRVEALLNRLSSYAAAPGNVEEAGEDDTSYEWEDEEDSE is encoded by the coding sequence ATGACGACCTTTCGGATTGAAAGACTTAACAAGGAATTCTTAAGGGAGATATCGATCCTGCTCCAGGGCAGGATTAAGAATGAGAAGGCGAGGATGGCCATATTGACCGCGGTGGCCTGTTCTAAAGACCTTAGCGTGGCCAAGGTTTACTTCACTGTTCTGGACAGATCCACCGTGGATGAAGTCAAGTCAGGCCTTGAGGAGGTTGGGGGCCTCATTAGAGGCCTCTTGGGCAAGGAGATGAGGCTTAGGAAGATACCGGAGTTTAGGTTTGTTTATGACGATACCGAGGACCGGGCTGGACGGGTGGAGGCCCTGTTAAACCGTTTATCGTCTTATGCCGCCGCTCCAGGTAACGTTGAAGAGGCTGGGGAGGACGACACGTCGTATGAGTGGGAGGATGAGGAGGATTCCGAGTGA
- a CDS encoding DUF503 domain-containing protein gives MGGLRGWVGYLRVELTGPMFSCLKDRRSWIRSVQDQARGKFNVSLADLSPDGDYGAVALGFALASSCNSELIGRIEAVKSFVARMAEDNGLEILDFLEEVFCDDDLSD, from the coding sequence ATGGGAGGGCTTAGAGGATGGGTGGGGTACTTGAGGGTAGAGCTTACAGGTCCCATGTTCTCGTGCCTGAAGGATAGGAGGAGTTGGATCCGCTCCGTTCAGGATCAGGCTAGAGGCAAGTTCAATGTTTCCCTGGCGGACCTCAGCCCCGATGGGGATTATGGGGCGGTGGCATTGGGGTTTGCTCTGGCGAGTTCTTGTAATTCCGAGCTGATAGGAAGGATCGAAGCCGTTAAATCATTTGTTGCCCGCATGGCGGAGGATAACGGCCTTGAGATCCTGGATTTTTTGGAAGAGGTTTTTTGCGATGACGACCTTTCGGATTGA